A single genomic interval of Hevea brasiliensis isolate MT/VB/25A 57/8 chromosome 4, ASM3005281v1, whole genome shotgun sequence harbors:
- the LOC110667924 gene encoding L-gulonolactone oxidase 3, with translation MVYSWCLLGAVHLVLLWGLTPIAVLAMPPPPPIRCNDSGCTLYNSYGAWNDRKACNVPNVSYPSSEEELRLAVAYANRNKLKVKVVSGFSHTIPKLACPGSQYENSMLISTLNDNSGIEIDMANLAVTADAGVGLRELIDRVEEAGLSLVAAPYWEGVSVGGLISTGAHGSSWWGKGGAVHDHVIGLSLVVPAKESEGYAKIIRIEAQDPLLKAAKVSIGLLGVISKVKLSLEPAFKRSITYNFTDDAHIEDMFIDHGKKYEFGDITWYPSRKTAVYRYDFRVPLTASGNGEFDFLGFQSNSIVVSQSTRAAEKSLEKANNVNGKCLLAISFVGFKKLIANGLKNGLIFTGYPVVGHQGKMQSSGSCLYSPATRIDTSCAWDPRIKGLFFYETTAIFPASKFGDFIKDVKELRDLQPENFCGVDIYNGFLIRFIKASQAYLGQSEDSVVLDFNYYRADDPSTPRLNQDIWEEVEQMAFFKYGAKPHWAKNRNLAFLDVQSKYPNFSKFLAAKKILDPQNMFSSELSDEIFMLRKEAVKGDGCALEGQCICSEDKHCSPKNGYFCRPGLVYKEARVCRYSSSSRTSTTLNILKRVIN, from the exons ATGGTCTACTCATGGTGTCTACTTGGTGCCGTGCATCTTGTTCTTCTTTGGGGTCTAACCCCAATAGCTGTCCTTGCCATGCCACCTCCCCCACCGATTCGATGCAATGATTCTGGCTGCACCCTTTACAACTCCTATGGTGCCTGGAATGATCGGAAGGCTTGTAATGTTCCTAATGTCTCGTATCCTTCATCTGAAGAAGAACTACGCTTGGCTGTGGCATATGCTAATAGAAATAAACTCAAGGTTAAAGTGGTTAGCGGATTTTCACACACTATACCCAAGTTGGCTTGTCCTGGTTCACAGTATGAGAATTCGATGCTAATAAGCACACTGAATGATAACTCTGGCATTGAAATTGACATGGCTAATTTAGCTGTCACAGCTGATGCTGGAGTGGGTCTGCGTGAGCTGATTGATAGAGTTGAAGAAGCTGGATTGAGCTTGGTGGCAGCTCCATATTGGGAGGGTGTGAGTGTGGGGGGACTTATTAGCACAGGAGCACATGGAAGCTCATGGTGGGGAAAAGGTGGAGCTGTCCATGATCACGTCATTGGCCTTAGTCTTGTAGTCCCTGCAAAGGAGTCTGAAGGGTATGCAAAAATTATCAGAATTGAAGCCCAAGATCCTCTGCTTAAGGCAGCCAAAGTATCTATAGGATTATTGGGTGTCATCTCCAAG GTGAAGTTGTCCCTGGAGCCTGCATTCAAAAGAAGCATAACATACAATTTCACAGATGATGCTCACATAGAGGATATGTTCATAGATCATGGGAAGAAATATGAATTTGGCGATATTACTTGGTACCCATCAAGGAAAACAGCAGTCTATAGATATGATTTCAGAGTTCCTCTCACTGCCTCCGGTAATGGAGAATTCGACTTTCTTGGATTTCAATCAAATTCTATTGTGGTATCACAATCAACTAGAGCAGCAG AGAAATCGTTGGAGAAAGCAAATAATGTGAATGGAAAGTGCTTATTGGCAATTTCTTTTGTGGGGTTTAAGAAGTTGATAGCCAATGGATTGAAGAATGGCCTAATCTTTACTGGCTATCCAGTAGTGGGTCATCAGGGGAAAATGCAGTCTTCAGGTTCTTGTTTATATTCCCCTGCAACAAGAATCGATACCTCTTGTGCTTGGGATCCAAGAATTAAAGGGCTCTTCTTTTACGAAACAACTGCAATATTTCCTGCTTCAAAGTTTGGAGATTTTATCAAAGATGTTAAAGAATTGAGAGACCTTCAACCAGAAAATTTTTGTGGGGTTGATATCTACAATGGGTTCCTGATACGATTCATCAAGGCTTCTCAAGCATATCTTGGTCAATCTGAGGACTCTGTGGTTCTTGATTTTAACTATTATCGAGCTGATGATCCTTCAACTCCAAGATTAAACCAAGACATTTGGGAAGAAGTAGAGCAAATGGCATTCTTCAAATATGGGGCTAAACCTCATTGGGCTAAGAATAGGAACCTGGCATTCTTGGATGTGCAGAGCAAGTATCCTAATTTTAGCAAGTTCCTTGCAGCAAAGAAGATATTAGACCCTCAAAACATGTTTTCTAGTGAATTGTCAGATGAGATATTCATGTTAAGAAAAGAAGCTGTGAAAGGCGATGGCTGTGCCCTGGAGGGGCAATGTATATGTTCAGAAGACAAGCACTGCAGCCCAAAAAATGGGTATTTTTGCAGACCAGGTCTTGTATACAAAGAAGCAAGGGTCTGCAGGTATTCATCGTCCTCAAGGACCTCAACTACATTAAACATTCTCAAAAGAGTGATCAATTAA